A DNA window from Amycolatopsis sp. DSM 110486 contains the following coding sequences:
- a CDS encoding ABC transporter substrate-binding protein, giving the protein MRWTRTIRAGALLAVAALGLTACGGGGSDQPAAQSKGGAPIVVASFNFTDSQILAELYAGALEAKGYPVTRKLNLGSRELIYPSLKKGELQFVPEYQGAAIATGFGKDAVKDAAGEHSQLAELFKPEGIGLLNYAPAEDKDVYIVKADLAKSKGLSTIGDLKKLDKVVMAGGPECETRLPCFKGFQDVYKLTNATFKTVQEIGPRVQELDSGGATVIPVDSVSPVAGDSKYVVLKDDLGIEPTENVVPAVSQKVLDERGADFAAAVNAVSAKLTTDELRDLNSRVDSDGEPAADVAKDWLKQQGLA; this is encoded by the coding sequence GTGCGCTGGACCCGGACCATCCGAGCGGGGGCGCTGCTGGCCGTGGCGGCGCTCGGCCTCACGGCGTGCGGTGGCGGCGGCAGTGACCAGCCGGCTGCGCAGAGCAAGGGCGGCGCGCCGATCGTGGTGGCGTCGTTCAACTTCACCGACAGCCAGATCCTCGCGGAGCTCTACGCGGGCGCGCTGGAGGCGAAGGGCTACCCGGTCACGCGCAAGCTGAACCTGGGTTCGCGCGAGCTGATCTACCCGTCGCTGAAGAAGGGCGAGCTGCAGTTCGTTCCGGAGTACCAGGGCGCGGCCATCGCGACGGGCTTCGGCAAAGACGCGGTGAAGGACGCGGCCGGTGAGCACAGCCAGCTGGCCGAGCTGTTCAAGCCCGAGGGCATCGGCCTGCTGAACTACGCGCCGGCCGAGGACAAGGACGTCTACATCGTGAAGGCCGACCTGGCGAAGTCCAAGGGGCTCTCCACGATCGGCGACCTGAAGAAGCTCGACAAGGTCGTGATGGCGGGCGGTCCGGAGTGCGAGACGCGGCTGCCGTGCTTCAAGGGCTTCCAGGACGTGTACAAGCTCACGAACGCGACGTTCAAGACCGTGCAGGAAATCGGCCCGCGGGTGCAGGAGCTCGACTCGGGTGGCGCGACCGTGATCCCGGTCGACTCGGTGAGCCCGGTCGCCGGTGACTCGAAGTACGTGGTGCTGAAGGACGACCTCGGCATCGAGCCGACGGAGAACGTCGTGCCGGCGGTGAGCCAGAAGGTGCTCGACGAGCGGGGCGCGGACTTCGCGGCGGCGGTCAACGCCGTCAGCGCGAAGCTGACCACCGACGAGCTGCGCGACCTCAACAGCCGCGTCGACTCCGACGGTGAGCCGGCCGCCGACGTGGCGAAGGACTGGCTGAAGCAGCAGGGCCTGGCCTGA
- a CDS encoding LLM class flavin-dependent oxidoreductase: MSARPLHFNAFIWPNGYHESAWRVVDDDVRGVLGLPYYADIARTAERGLLDTIFLADNIAIPEYRVAHLPQTQFDPISVLSALAAVTSHIGLIGTGSTTYNKPWELARRFATLDHLSGGRAGWNIVTTVTSLAAANFGEAAHPDHADRYARAHEFVDVVTRAWDSWEDGALVGDRPDGVWADRAKLHAPRFHGEFYDVEGILPFPRSPQGWPVLVQAGQSSAGIGLAARFAELVFSGPPSLEAAVKFRTDLHAQAAAVGRAPEQVLVLPALMITLGDTEAAAQEKAQRLEALSSEEFRWQNVLYTAGLDPDAFDPDAPLPAELLDAPAASSRAAQLVEAARAEPTATLRELTSAMKSGAGQFHFVGTPEQLADHILTWQDAGAVDGFTIMGSTLPYELTTFVDHVVPLLQAKGRFRTEYTGSTLREHLDLPRPAGRG; encoded by the coding sequence ATGAGCGCGCGACCGTTGCACTTCAACGCCTTCATCTGGCCCAACGGCTACCACGAATCAGCGTGGCGGGTCGTCGACGACGACGTACGTGGCGTCCTCGGCCTGCCGTACTACGCGGACATCGCCCGCACGGCCGAGCGCGGTCTGCTGGACACGATCTTCCTCGCCGACAACATCGCCATCCCCGAGTACCGCGTGGCGCACTTGCCGCAGACGCAGTTCGATCCGATCTCCGTCCTCTCCGCGTTGGCGGCGGTCACCAGTCACATCGGGCTGATCGGCACAGGGTCCACCACGTACAACAAGCCGTGGGAGCTGGCACGGCGGTTCGCGACGCTGGATCACCTCAGCGGGGGCCGGGCGGGGTGGAACATCGTCACCACCGTGACGTCGCTGGCGGCGGCCAACTTCGGCGAGGCCGCGCACCCCGATCACGCCGACCGGTACGCGCGGGCGCACGAGTTCGTCGACGTCGTCACGAGGGCGTGGGACAGCTGGGAGGACGGCGCCCTCGTGGGCGATCGGCCCGACGGCGTGTGGGCGGACCGCGCGAAGCTGCACGCGCCGCGGTTCCACGGGGAGTTCTACGACGTCGAGGGCATCCTGCCGTTCCCGCGGTCGCCGCAGGGGTGGCCGGTGCTCGTGCAGGCGGGGCAGTCGTCGGCGGGGATCGGGTTGGCGGCGCGGTTCGCGGAGCTGGTGTTCTCGGGGCCGCCGTCGTTGGAGGCAGCCGTGAAGTTCCGCACCGATCTGCACGCGCAGGCCGCGGCGGTCGGACGGGCGCCCGAGCAGGTGCTGGTGTTGCCGGCGTTGATGATCACGCTCGGCGACACGGAGGCTGCCGCACAGGAAAAGGCCCAACGGCTGGAGGCGCTGTCCAGCGAGGAGTTCCGGTGGCAGAACGTGCTCTACACCGCCGGACTCGATCCGGACGCGTTCGACCCGGACGCGCCGTTGCCCGCGGAGCTGCTCGACGCGCCGGCGGCGTCGAGTCGGGCGGCGCAGCTCGTCGAGGCGGCCCGCGCCGAGCCGACCGCGACGCTGCGAGAGCTGACCTCGGCCATGAAAAGCGGTGCGGGTCAGTTCCACTTCGTCGGAACGCCGGAGCAGCTGGCCGACCACATCCTCACCTGGCAGGACGCGGGCGCGGTCGACGGCTTCACGATCATGGGCTCCACCCTCCCCTACGAGCTGACCACCTTCGTCGACCACGTGGTGCCGCTGCTTCAGGCGAAGGGCCGCTTCCGCACGGAGTACACCGGGTCGACTCTGCGCGAGCACCTCGACCTGCCCCGGCCCGCGGGGCGGGGCTGA
- a CDS encoding RNA polymerase subunit sigma-70, with the protein MTPTTLDDWTDLDARHRPELLGYCYRMLGSAVDADEAVQETMLRAWRGRAGFTGAATPRVWLFRIATNVCLDQLRRRPRREHPVDVTAAGDASSPLGVGEPARWVGPAPDRWLLSPGADPAETVVRRESVRLAFVAALHTLSAPQRATLILRDVLKFSADETAGLLGITVAAANGLLRRARGRLAERPAPAAGLTGTQRALLARFVEAFERYDVPALTALLHEDATLAMPPYGLWLAGRTEISRWFRREDSPCRASRLVPIEANGSPAFAIYHDEGGLRAFAVLVVDVAGDRVAALEAHLEPRLFGLFGLPAELAVAQSPCGSEALTAATTWS; encoded by the coding sequence GTGACGCCGACCACCCTTGACGACTGGACCGACCTCGACGCTCGGCATCGGCCCGAGCTGCTGGGCTACTGCTACCGGATGCTCGGCTCGGCCGTCGACGCCGACGAAGCCGTGCAGGAGACGATGCTGCGGGCCTGGCGTGGGCGCGCCGGCTTCACCGGCGCAGCCACCCCGCGGGTGTGGCTGTTCCGCATCGCCACGAACGTCTGCCTCGACCAACTCCGGCGCAGGCCTCGCCGGGAGCACCCCGTCGACGTCACCGCGGCCGGCGACGCGAGTTCGCCGCTCGGCGTGGGGGAACCGGCGAGGTGGGTCGGCCCCGCACCCGATCGCTGGCTCCTGTCACCGGGCGCCGACCCGGCGGAAACGGTGGTGCGGCGCGAATCGGTGCGCCTCGCCTTCGTCGCCGCCCTGCACACGCTGTCGGCACCGCAGCGCGCGACGCTGATCTTGCGTGATGTCCTGAAGTTCAGCGCGGACGAGACAGCCGGGCTCCTCGGCATCACCGTGGCCGCCGCGAACGGGCTGCTGCGCCGCGCACGGGGGCGCCTCGCCGAGCGCCCGGCGCCGGCCGCCGGACTCACCGGCACCCAGCGCGCGCTGCTCGCCCGGTTCGTCGAGGCCTTCGAACGCTACGACGTGCCCGCCCTCACCGCGCTGCTCCACGAGGACGCCACGCTCGCCATGCCGCCCTACGGCCTCTGGCTCGCTGGCCGGACCGAGATCTCGCGGTGGTTCCGGCGCGAGGACAGCCCTTGCCGTGCGTCGAGGCTCGTTCCGATCGAGGCGAACGGCTCGCCCGCTTTCGCGATCTACCACGACGAGGGCGGTTTGCGGGCCTTCGCGGTGCTGGTCGTCGATGTCGCCGGCGACCGGGTCGCCGCGCTCGAGGCGCACCTCGAGCCGCGGCTGTTCGGCCTGTTCGGGCTCCCGGCCGAGCTCGCCGTGGCTCAGTCGCCGTGCGGGTCGGAGGCGTTGACGGCGGCGACGACCTGGTCGTAG
- a CDS encoding SDR family oxidoreductase has product MDISGNTIFIPGSTSGIGLALALELQAKGNTVIIGGRRTELLREIAAQYPGQGTAKIDTVQIDTTDPASIDAAAKEVLANHPDLNVLVTMSGIMRVEDWHRPESFLASAESVVTTNVLGPIRLIAAFVEHLQTRPDATIMTVSSGLAFTPLKVTPSYNASKAAIHMLSESLRLQLADTSVKVLELEPPSVQTDLLPGQAGNDHAQPLDEFVSEVVNLIETQPDAREIQVERVKFLRYGEARGDYDQVVAAVNASDPHGD; this is encoded by the coding sequence ATGGACATCAGCGGAAACACCATTTTCATCCCCGGCTCGACCAGCGGCATCGGCCTGGCCCTCGCGCTCGAGCTGCAGGCGAAGGGCAACACCGTGATCATCGGCGGCCGCCGCACGGAGCTGCTGCGCGAGATCGCCGCCCAGTACCCCGGCCAAGGCACCGCGAAGATCGACACCGTGCAGATCGACACCACCGACCCCGCCAGCATCGACGCGGCCGCCAAGGAGGTGCTCGCGAACCACCCCGACCTCAACGTGCTGGTCACCATGTCCGGCATCATGCGCGTCGAGGACTGGCACCGGCCCGAGTCGTTCCTCGCATCGGCCGAATCGGTCGTGACCACCAACGTGCTCGGCCCGATCCGCCTCATCGCCGCCTTCGTGGAGCACCTGCAGACCCGCCCCGACGCGACGATCATGACCGTCTCCTCCGGCCTCGCCTTCACCCCGCTGAAGGTGACGCCGAGCTACAACGCGTCGAAAGCCGCTATCCACATGCTCAGCGAATCGCTGCGCCTGCAGCTGGCCGACACGTCGGTGAAGGTCCTGGAGCTCGAACCGCCGTCCGTGCAGACTGACCTGCTCCCCGGCCAGGCCGGCAACGACCACGCCCAGCCGCTCGACGAGTTCGTCAGCGAGGTCGTGAATCTCATCGAGACCCAGCCGGACGCCCGCGAGATCCAGGTCGAGCGCGTCAAGTTCCTCCGCTACGGCGAAGCCCGCGGCGACTACGACCAGGTCGTCGCCGCCGTCAACGCCTCCGACCCGCACGGCGACTGA
- a CDS encoding SDR family oxidoreductase: MILITGGTGLTGSAVVREFVRRGHPARALVRGPQPALPGISTVHGDLLAPDTLGPALDGVETVVLISGADGRMAEAQANLIDAAVRCGVRRVVKVSGMGTDPDSGFRFARLHARIEEHLRASGIAWTILRPSQFMQVYLREVPTMLADGELALPLGDTRLAPIDVEDIAKVVYAAATSDGHESAVHEMTGPQALTMAEVAEILTGIVGRPIRYVDLSPEEHHRRVVAVGIPAQFADDLAALFHLRRTGNPESTVDTTVFSKLGLRPTSFADFAARAAPLFRGEVTPGRLWASGWQAGAVAR; encoded by the coding sequence ATGATCCTCATCACCGGCGGCACCGGGCTCACCGGTTCGGCTGTCGTGCGCGAGTTCGTCCGGCGGGGTCACCCGGCGCGGGCCCTGGTCCGCGGCCCGCAGCCGGCGTTGCCCGGCATCTCCACGGTGCACGGCGACCTGCTGGCGCCGGACACGCTCGGCCCGGCTCTCGACGGCGTCGAGACGGTCGTCCTGATCTCCGGCGCGGACGGCCGGATGGCCGAAGCGCAGGCCAACCTGATCGACGCCGCCGTGCGGTGCGGTGTCCGGCGCGTGGTGAAGGTGTCCGGAATGGGCACGGACCCGGATTCGGGCTTCCGGTTCGCGCGGCTGCACGCACGGATCGAGGAGCACCTGCGCGCGTCCGGCATCGCCTGGACGATCCTGCGGCCGAGCCAGTTCATGCAGGTCTACCTGCGAGAAGTACCGACGATGCTCGCCGACGGCGAGCTCGCCCTGCCCCTCGGCGACACCCGCCTGGCCCCGATCGACGTCGAGGACATCGCGAAGGTCGTCTACGCCGCGGCCACGTCCGACGGCCACGAATCGGCCGTCCACGAGATGACCGGACCGCAAGCGCTGACCATGGCGGAGGTGGCCGAAATCCTGACCGGCATCGTGGGACGGCCGATCCGCTACGTCGACCTCTCCCCCGAAGAGCACCACCGTCGCGTCGTCGCGGTCGGTATCCCGGCGCAGTTCGCGGACGACCTGGCCGCGCTCTTCCACCTTCGCCGCACGGGGAACCCGGAGTCCACTGTGGACACCACGGTGTTCTCGAAGCTCGGCCTCCGCCCGACGTCCTTCGCCGACTTCGCCGCCCGCGCGGCTCCGCTCTTCCGCGGCGAGGTGACGCCGGGGCGGTTGTGGGCCTCGGGCTGGCAGGCCGGCGCCGTCGCCCGCTGA
- a CDS encoding endonuclease/exonuclease/phosphatase family protein — protein sequence MTQRFAARLRTVLFCLLAFGLLSPLATAGATEAGHGRSPYSLLQMNVCSSGYASCYPGTEYPKIVDEVVAKIKANNVDAVTLNEACSGDVAQVAARTRYHYRFATVIYNGAPLACKTPEGRGFFGNAVLTKDAIRASQDAPYSVFSGVEQRRWLCVTTARGVDVCTSHLSTDGEAPGTTNSVQCAELTTVLAARHRPTIFAGDVNRHASCAPKGQWTLTDAAAAKDPGIQHSYGTLAAPRAEIEPTTYTDHDALVVRAELRH from the coding sequence GTGACCCAACGTTTCGCTGCGCGTCTGCGCACTGTGCTGTTCTGTCTGCTGGCCTTCGGGCTCCTGTCCCCCCTCGCCACCGCCGGCGCCACCGAGGCCGGGCACGGGCGGTCGCCGTACTCGCTGTTGCAGATGAACGTCTGCTCCAGCGGCTACGCCAGCTGCTACCCCGGCACCGAGTACCCGAAGATCGTCGACGAGGTCGTCGCCAAGATCAAGGCGAACAACGTCGACGCGGTCACCCTCAACGAGGCGTGCAGCGGCGACGTGGCCCAGGTCGCCGCGCGCACCCGCTATCACTACCGGTTCGCCACGGTGATCTACAACGGCGCCCCGCTGGCCTGCAAGACACCGGAAGGCCGTGGGTTCTTCGGCAACGCCGTGCTGACCAAGGACGCGATCCGCGCTTCCCAGGACGCCCCGTACTCCGTGTTCAGCGGCGTGGAGCAGCGCCGCTGGCTCTGCGTGACGACCGCGCGCGGAGTGGACGTCTGCACCAGCCACCTGTCGACCGACGGCGAAGCCCCCGGCACGACGAACTCCGTCCAGTGCGCCGAGCTGACCACCGTGCTCGCCGCCCGACACCGGCCGACCATCTTCGCCGGTGACGTCAACCGGCACGCTTCGTGCGCGCCTAAGGGCCAGTGGACGCTGACCGACGCGGCCGCCGCCAAGGACCCCGGCATCCAGCACTCCTACGGCACCCTCGCGGCGCCCCGTGCGGAGATCGAACCGACGACCTACACCGACCACGACGCTCTCGTGGTCCGCGCCGAGCTCCGGCACTGA
- a CDS encoding helix-turn-helix transcriptional regulator, translating into MDRSTLAEFLRRRREELQPEDVGLPAGARRRAPGLRREEVASLAAMSTDYYTRLEQQRGPQPSEQMLASLARALRLNAGERDYLFQISGRNAPSAVAVATHVAPALLRVLDRLDDTPALILSNLGEVLVQNRFADALYGDHSHHTGLARSGIYRWFTDPGERLIYPAADRARQSRAQVAGLRAAYGSMGPQSRAGELVRALRQESAEFAELWERHEVARRFEDHKTLIHPQLGPIEVDCQALFTEDWSQSLLVLTAAPRTEAAEKIQLLGVLGHEQFPAPAR; encoded by the coding sequence ATGGATCGTTCGACACTGGCGGAGTTCCTGCGCCGACGCCGGGAGGAGCTGCAACCCGAGGACGTCGGCCTGCCCGCGGGTGCGCGCCGTCGCGCTCCCGGGCTGCGGCGTGAGGAAGTCGCCTCGCTGGCCGCCATGTCCACCGACTACTACACCCGGCTCGAACAGCAGCGCGGTCCGCAGCCGAGCGAGCAGATGCTCGCGTCGCTGGCCCGCGCGCTGCGCCTGAACGCCGGCGAGCGCGACTACCTGTTCCAGATCTCCGGCCGCAACGCGCCTTCGGCCGTCGCCGTCGCCACCCACGTCGCGCCGGCGTTGCTGCGGGTCCTCGACCGGCTCGACGACACGCCCGCGCTGATCCTGTCGAACCTCGGCGAGGTCCTCGTGCAGAACCGCTTCGCCGACGCCCTCTACGGCGACCACTCCCACCACACCGGCCTCGCCCGCAGCGGCATCTACCGCTGGTTCACCGACCCCGGCGAACGCCTCATCTACCCGGCCGCCGACCGCGCCCGCCAGAGCCGCGCCCAAGTCGCGGGCCTGCGCGCCGCGTACGGGTCGATGGGACCGCAATCGCGCGCCGGCGAGCTCGTGCGGGCGTTGCGGCAGGAGAGCGCGGAGTTCGCCGAGCTGTGGGAACGGCACGAGGTGGCGAGGCGGTTCGAGGACCACAAGACGTTGATCCATCCGCAGCTGGGTCCGATCGAGGTGGACTGCCAGGCGTTGTTCACGGAGGACTGGTCGCAGTCGCTGCTGGTGCTCACGGCGGCGCCGCGGACGGAGGCGGCGGAGAAGATCCAGCTGCTCGGAGTGCTGGGGCACGAGCAGTTCCCGGCTCCGGCTCGGTGA
- a CDS encoding amidohydrolase — protein MDDLLLRRVRVGLGGGLADVRVNDGRVAAIEEPGSGSGFAARVLDGHGGTLLPGLVDAHVHALQWATFRRRIPLGDARSAAEAVELLLRRLLETSDRPGDLVVGAGFRDGLWPDKPHKDLLQRALPGRAVALFSADLHTLWLSPAALKLVGRDHPTGVLLENDCMTATAALPSAAPDVQDRWVADALSAAASRGVTGIVDYEYADTVTDWTRRVTAVAPATRVSCVISRPLLDVAVSRGHRTGDVLPAGGGLLSVGPFKLFVDGSLNTRTAYCHDPYPESDSPGLLELPPSELAPLMRRAWENGLVPAVHAIGDKANTIALDAFAAVGCPGRIEHAQLLSSDDVPRFAGLDLVASVQPAHQPDDRDVADRHWYGRTDRAYAYRALLDSGARLEIGSDAPVAPLDPWDGIAAAVGRTDDDRPAWHPEQAIPLADALAAASGGRRGIEVGDVADLMVTAVDPAHLSPAQLRDMPLTATILAGKPTHLA, from the coding sequence ATGGACGATCTCCTCCTCCGCCGGGTGCGGGTCGGGCTGGGCGGCGGGCTCGCCGACGTGCGTGTGAACGACGGCCGCGTGGCCGCCATCGAGGAGCCGGGCAGCGGTTCGGGCTTCGCCGCGCGTGTGCTCGACGGCCACGGCGGCACGCTCCTGCCGGGCCTCGTCGACGCCCACGTGCACGCCCTGCAGTGGGCCACCTTCCGCCGGCGCATCCCGCTGGGGGACGCGCGTTCGGCGGCGGAAGCGGTGGAACTGCTGCTGCGGCGGTTGTTGGAGACGTCCGACCGGCCCGGCGACCTCGTCGTCGGTGCCGGTTTCCGCGACGGGCTCTGGCCCGACAAGCCGCACAAGGACCTGCTGCAGCGCGCGTTGCCGGGCCGCGCGGTCGCGTTGTTCAGCGCGGATCTGCACACGCTCTGGCTCAGTCCCGCCGCGCTCAAGCTGGTCGGCCGCGACCACCCGACGGGCGTGCTGCTGGAAAACGACTGCATGACCGCCACGGCCGCGCTGCCGTCGGCCGCGCCGGACGTGCAGGACCGCTGGGTTGCCGACGCGCTCAGTGCGGCGGCTTCCCGTGGTGTGACGGGGATCGTGGACTACGAGTACGCGGACACGGTCACCGATTGGACTCGCCGCGTAACCGCGGTGGCACCGGCGACGCGGGTGTCCTGTGTGATTTCGCGGCCGTTGCTGGACGTCGCCGTTTCCCGCGGCCACCGGACCGGTGACGTGCTGCCGGCCGGCGGCGGGTTGCTGAGCGTGGGGCCGTTCAAGTTGTTCGTGGACGGTTCGCTCAACACCCGTACCGCGTATTGCCACGACCCCTATCCGGAGTCGGATTCCCCCGGCCTGCTTGAGCTTCCGCCTTCGGAGCTGGCGCCGCTGATGCGGCGGGCCTGGGAAAACGGCCTGGTGCCGGCGGTCCACGCCATCGGCGACAAGGCCAACACCATCGCCCTCGACGCGTTCGCCGCCGTCGGCTGCCCCGGCCGCATCGAGCACGCGCAGCTGTTGTCTTCCGACGACGTGCCGCGGTTCGCCGGGCTGGACCTCGTGGCGAGCGTGCAGCCCGCCCACCAGCCCGACGACCGCGACGTCGCCGACCGCCACTGGTACGGCCGCACGGACCGCGCCTACGCCTACCGCGCCCTGCTGGATTCCGGCGCCCGCCTCGAAATCGGCTCCGACGCGCCGGTCGCGCCGCTGGACCCGTGGGACGGGATCGCCGCCGCCGTGGGCCGCACGGACGACGACCGGCCGGCGTGGCATCCGGAACAGGCGATCCCGCTGGCGGACGCGTTGGCCGCCGCTTCGGGCGGGCGCCGGGGGATCGAGGTCGGGGACGTGGCCGATCTGATGGTCACGGCCGTGGACCCGGCACACCTGTCCCCGGCGCAGCTGCGGGACATGCCGCTCACGGCGACGATCCTGGCCGGGAAGCCGACGCATCTGGCGTGA